The following proteins are encoded in a genomic region of Actinomadura sp. NAK00032:
- a CDS encoding Lsr2 family protein: MAQKVQVLLVDDLDGGEADETVAFSIDGASYEIDLSGANATKLRESLQPFVEKSRKAGTVSRRRRQRGASSRERSAEIRAWAKNNGIKVNERGRIPAHVIEQYEAAN, translated from the coding sequence ATGGCACAGAAGGTTCAGGTGCTTCTCGTCGACGACCTCGACGGTGGCGAGGCGGACGAGACCGTAGCGTTCTCGATCGACGGCGCCTCCTACGAGATCGACCTGAGTGGCGCCAACGCAACGAAGCTGCGGGAATCGCTGCAGCCGTTCGTGGAGAAGTCCCGCAAGGCGGGCACGGTCTCGCGCCGCCGCCGGCAACGCGGCGCGTCCAGCCGGGAACGCAGCGCCGAGATCCGCGCCTGGGCCAAGAACAATGGCATCAAGGTCAATGAGCGCGGACGCATCCCGGCCCACGTGATCGAGCAGTACGAGGCGGCCAACTGA
- the add gene encoding adenosine deaminase produces the protein MRDLLTLPKAHLHVHLESTVRWATLREIGAANGVDVPKHTPAFGDFTSFFAQNDLVRACLRRPADFRRIAYEFCADESAQGVRYAEVSFTAAGHGERLGDPAMPLQAVLEGLEAGEDAFGIECRLILDHSRRRSVERAWRTLDLARRHDRVVAIGLAGDEAHPGDPFTEVFAAARDAGLHVVHHAGEGEGPASIRQALGPGRTERLGHGIRVLDDRDLVAEVRDRGIPLEVCPSSNVALGFAPSLKEHPLPRLRDAGLIVTINTDIPAQIDTSLAIEYTRVRDTFGYDDQVLADLAKASIDAAFAPPSTKTHLHQAIKTWLTT, from the coding sequence GTGCGTGATCTGCTGACCCTGCCCAAAGCACACCTGCACGTCCACCTGGAAAGCACCGTCCGCTGGGCGACGCTCCGAGAGATCGGCGCGGCCAACGGCGTGGACGTTCCGAAGCACACGCCGGCGTTCGGCGACTTCACCTCCTTCTTCGCGCAGAACGACCTCGTCCGCGCCTGCCTGCGACGCCCCGCCGACTTCCGGCGTATCGCCTACGAGTTCTGCGCGGACGAGTCCGCACAGGGCGTCCGGTACGCGGAGGTGTCGTTCACGGCCGCCGGACACGGCGAGCGGCTCGGTGACCCGGCCATGCCCCTCCAGGCCGTCCTGGAGGGCCTGGAGGCCGGGGAGGACGCGTTCGGGATCGAGTGCCGCCTCATCCTCGACCACTCCCGGCGCCGCTCCGTCGAGCGTGCCTGGCGCACGCTCGACCTCGCCCGCCGGCACGACCGCGTGGTCGCCATCGGGCTCGCGGGCGACGAGGCGCACCCCGGGGACCCGTTCACCGAGGTGTTCGCCGCGGCACGCGACGCCGGCCTGCACGTCGTCCACCACGCGGGCGAAGGAGAGGGCCCCGCGAGCATCCGCCAGGCCCTCGGCCCCGGCCGCACCGAACGCCTGGGCCACGGCATCCGGGTCCTGGACGACCGCGATCTCGTGGCCGAGGTCAGGGACCGCGGGATCCCCCTCGAAGTGTGCCCGTCCTCCAACGTCGCCCTGGGCTTCGCCCCCTCCCTGAAGGAGCACCCGCTCCCCCGCCTCCGCGACGCGGGCCTGATCGTCACGATCAACACCGACATCCCCGCCCAGATCGACACCTCCCTCGCCATCGAGTACACCCGCGTCCGCGACACCTTCGGCTACGACGACCAGGTCCTCGCCGACCTGGCCAAGGCAAGCATCGACGCAGCCTTCGCCCCACCCAGCACCAAAACCCACCTCCACCAGGCCATCAAAACCTGGCTAACCACCTAA
- a CDS encoding ArsR family transcriptional regulator: MRSNMVGAAAEFRRRRAQVPVGEARMAEAFLRDVRARAPERLPIFRSRLQGELLARLLLGPSREMSMLDLAVMLRTDLASVMREVERLARAGILTLRRTMAGRLVTRDAGSPLYRPLAHLLMLTFGPAAVVAEEFGRLPSVRELYLFGAWAERYEDPAGEQCGDVEVLVIGDLGPDAAFDAAQESAARLGIPVHPVVRTRTQWADDTDPFLREIRTGHLYTVLSEHPPTLAL, from the coding sequence ATGCGATCGAATATGGTCGGGGCGGCGGCGGAGTTCCGGCGGCGGCGAGCGCAGGTGCCGGTCGGCGAGGCGCGTATGGCGGAGGCGTTCCTGCGGGACGTGCGGGCACGAGCACCGGAACGCCTCCCGATCTTCCGGTCCCGGCTGCAGGGCGAGTTGCTCGCGCGCCTGCTGCTGGGGCCGTCCCGCGAGATGTCGATGCTCGACCTCGCCGTGATGCTCCGCACCGACCTCGCGTCCGTGATGCGCGAGGTGGAGCGGCTGGCGCGGGCGGGCATCCTCACCCTCCGGCGCACCATGGCCGGGCGGCTGGTGACGCGCGACGCGGGCAGTCCCCTCTACCGTCCGCTCGCCCACCTCCTCATGCTGACGTTCGGACCGGCGGCGGTGGTGGCGGAGGAGTTCGGCAGGCTCCCGTCCGTCCGCGAGCTCTACCTCTTCGGCGCCTGGGCCGAACGCTACGAGGACCCGGCCGGTGAGCAGTGCGGTGATGTCGAGGTACTGGTGATCGGCGACCTCGGCCCGGACGCCGCGTTCGACGCCGCCCAGGAGTCCGCCGCCAGGCTCGGCATCCCCGTCCACCCCGTTGTCCGCACCCGTACCCAGTGGGCGGACGACACCGACCCCTTCCTCCGCGAAATCCGCACAGGCCACCTCTACACGGTCCTGAGCGAACACCCCCCGACCCTCGCCCTCTGA
- a CDS encoding RDD family protein: protein MAVSLADPGQRLLARVVDTLVVGVPVIVVVRELVSGHLVDVVAPPAVAGCMLLYEAVQLALWGRTLGKRFAGIEVVTALPDQRSALPGERAAGAGQEGGESAGGPGAAPNSGASFLPASVPGFVPVAMPPEEAKAPKDASAPPSPESVPGGAPEAAGADTAAEGPAERVEAGAHPGVLQSVLRAAVYSLPIAMRPIPVLGVLASVFWVVNAGVLFEGTRRQTVHDRLAGTLVAKRGAPDSRAF from the coding sequence ATGGCGGTTTCCCTCGCCGACCCGGGGCAGCGCCTGCTCGCGCGCGTAGTCGACACGCTTGTCGTCGGTGTGCCCGTCATCGTCGTCGTCCGCGAACTGGTGTCCGGGCACCTGGTGGACGTCGTCGCCCCACCCGCCGTGGCCGGGTGCATGCTGCTGTACGAGGCGGTCCAGTTGGCCCTCTGGGGCCGGACCCTCGGCAAGCGCTTCGCGGGCATAGAGGTTGTGACCGCCTTGCCGGACCAACGATCCGCCCTACCGGGCGAGAGGGCCGCCGGCGCGGGCCAGGAGGGCGGAGAGAGCGCGGGGGGGCCAGGGGCTGCGCCCAACAGCGGAGCGAGCTTCCTCCCCGCGTCCGTACCGGGCTTCGTGCCCGTCGCCATGCCGCCCGAAGAGGCGAAGGCGCCCAAGGACGCCTCAGCCCCGCCCTCGCCTGAATCCGTCCCTGGAGGCGCGCCAGAGGCCGCCGGCGCGGATACGGCCGCTGAGGGCCCCGCTGAGCGGGTGGAGGCCGGTGCTCATCCCGGCGTTCTGCAGTCCGTTCTCCGCGCGGCGGTCTATTCGCTGCCGATCGCGATGCGGCCGATTCCCGTGCTCGGTGTGCTCGCGAGCGTCTTCTGGGTCGTGAACGCCGGAGTCCTCTTCGAGGGCACGCGCCGCCAGACCGTCCATGACAGGCTCGCGGGGACGCTAGTGGCAAAGCGCGGGGCGCCCGATTCTCGGGCCTTCTGA
- a CDS encoding RDD family protein encodes MSDSPRRGRRYQPPQGQGSYGPPPPYQGSQWQQQPQHQQQPQQQWQQPQQDWGRSYEPSYDQYGDSHDAYGGSQGSEMALAPIHRRAGARVIDNALVAVFGFALILPVTVAAFGLGGEGGNDKEEGGIWNWPIIFTLFFVMSVLPFLYEAVQLSMWGRTLGKRVMGLGIVQARPAGEPMSTTQAVWRAGIVHVGYQVGVFFFLVLAVMVWEYAAYGMALVWVGGLMAYLWAIWDQPLHQALHDRFAGTLVIDERGTYEEYGDQYTEYAE; translated from the coding sequence ATGAGCGATTCCCCCCGCCGCGGACGGCGTTACCAACCGCCGCAGGGCCAGGGTTCCTACGGTCCCCCGCCCCCGTACCAAGGTTCCCAGTGGCAGCAGCAGCCACAGCACCAGCAGCAACCGCAGCAGCAGTGGCAGCAGCCCCAGCAGGACTGGGGGCGCTCCTACGAGCCGTCCTACGACCAGTACGGCGACTCCCACGACGCCTATGGCGGTTCCCAGGGCAGCGAGATGGCACTGGCCCCCATTCACCGCCGGGCCGGTGCGCGGGTCATCGACAACGCGCTCGTCGCCGTCTTCGGGTTCGCGCTGATCCTGCCCGTGACGGTCGCCGCGTTCGGCCTGGGCGGTGAAGGCGGCAACGACAAGGAGGAGGGCGGCATCTGGAACTGGCCCATCATCTTCACCCTGTTCTTCGTCATGTCGGTGCTGCCGTTCCTCTACGAGGCCGTCCAGCTGTCCATGTGGGGGCGGACGCTGGGCAAGCGGGTCATGGGCCTGGGCATCGTGCAGGCCCGCCCGGCGGGCGAGCCGATGAGCACGACGCAGGCGGTCTGGCGCGCTGGGATCGTCCATGTCGGCTACCAGGTAGGTGTCTTCTTCTTCCTCGTCCTCGCGGTGATGGTGTGGGAGTACGCCGCGTACGGGATGGCGCTGGTCTGGGTGGGCGGTCTGATGGCCTACCTGTGGGCGATCTGGGACCAGCCCCTGCACCAGGCTCTGCACGACCGCTTCGCCGGCACGCTGGTCATCGATGAGCGGGGCACGTACGAGGAGTACGGCGACCAGTACACCGAGTACGCGGAGTAA
- a CDS encoding ATP-dependent Clp protease ATP-binding subunit, with amino-acid sequence MFERFTDRARRVVVLAQEEARMLNHNYIGTEHILLGLIHEGEGVAAKALESLGISLEAVRQQVEEIIGQGQQAPSGHIPFTPRAKKVLELSLREALQLGHNYIGTEHILLGLIREGEGVAAQVLVKLGADLNRVRQQVIQLLHGYQGKEPAASGGPSEAAPSTSLVLDQFGRNLTQAAREGKLDPVIGRDKEIERVMQVLSRRTKNNPVLVGEPGVGKTAVVEGLAQKIVKGEVPETLKDKQLYTLDLGALVAGSRYRGDFEERLKKVLKEIRTRGDIILFIDELHTLVGAGAAEGAIDAASILKPMLARGELQTIGATTLDEYRKHLEKDAALERRFQPIQVAEPSLSHTIEILKGLRDRYEAHHRVSITDSALVAAAQLADRYISDRFLPDKAIDLIDEAGSRMRIRRMTAPPDLREYDEKIADVRRDKESAIDAQDFEKAAALRDSEKQLLGQKAQREKEWKAGDMDVVAEVTDELIAEVLATATGIPVFKLTEEESTRLLRMEDELHKRVIGQEDAIKALSQSIRRTRAGLKDPKRPGGSFIFAGPSGVGKTELSKTLAEFLFGDEDALIQLDMSEFMEKHTVSRLFGSPPGYVGYEEGGQLTEKVRRKPFSVVLFDEIEKAHQDIFNSLLQILEDGRLTDAQGRVVDFKNTVIIMTTNLGSKDISKGVSMGFARANDEQGSYERMKAKVSEELKQHFRPEFLNRVDDTVVFHQLTPKEIIQIVDLMIAKVDDRLHDRDMGIELRQEAKDLLALRGYDPVLGARPLRRTIQREIEDTLSEKILYSELKPGQIVIVGTEGFDPDNPDSAENAKFTFKGVPKPTGVPDSPPPIEGAVNFNKD; translated from the coding sequence ATGTTCGAGAGGTTCACCGACCGCGCGCGGCGTGTTGTCGTCCTGGCTCAGGAGGAGGCCAGGATGCTCAACCACAACTACATCGGTACCGAGCACATCCTCCTTGGCCTGATCCACGAGGGTGAGGGTGTCGCTGCGAAGGCTCTGGAGAGCCTGGGGATCAGTCTTGAGGCGGTGCGGCAGCAGGTCGAGGAGATCATCGGCCAGGGTCAGCAGGCGCCGTCGGGGCACATCCCGTTCACTCCGCGTGCCAAGAAGGTGCTGGAGCTGTCGCTGCGTGAGGCGCTGCAGCTGGGGCACAACTACATCGGCACTGAGCACATCCTCCTTGGTCTGATCCGTGAGGGTGAGGGTGTCGCGGCGCAGGTGCTGGTGAAGCTGGGCGCCGACCTGAACCGGGTCCGCCAGCAGGTCATCCAGTTGCTGCACGGCTACCAGGGCAAGGAGCCGGCCGCGTCCGGCGGCCCCTCCGAGGCGGCCCCCTCCACTTCCCTCGTGCTCGACCAGTTCGGTCGGAATCTGACGCAGGCGGCGCGTGAGGGCAAGCTCGACCCGGTGATCGGCCGGGACAAGGAGATCGAGCGGGTCATGCAGGTGCTGTCCCGCCGCACCAAGAACAACCCGGTCCTGGTCGGCGAGCCCGGCGTCGGTAAGACCGCCGTGGTCGAGGGGCTGGCGCAGAAGATCGTCAAGGGCGAGGTCCCCGAGACGCTCAAGGACAAGCAGCTCTACACCCTGGACCTGGGTGCGCTGGTCGCCGGGTCCCGCTACCGGGGTGACTTCGAGGAGCGCCTGAAGAAGGTGCTCAAGGAGATCCGCACCCGGGGCGACATCATCCTGTTCATCGACGAGCTCCACACCCTGGTGGGTGCGGGCGCGGCCGAGGGCGCGATCGACGCCGCGTCCATCCTGAAGCCGATGCTGGCGCGGGGTGAGCTGCAGACCATCGGCGCGACGACGCTGGACGAGTACCGCAAGCACCTGGAGAAGGACGCGGCGCTGGAGCGGCGGTTCCAGCCGATCCAGGTCGCCGAGCCGTCGCTGTCGCACACCATCGAGATCCTCAAGGGCCTGCGGGACCGCTACGAGGCCCACCACCGCGTGTCGATCACCGACAGCGCCCTGGTCGCCGCCGCGCAGCTGGCCGACCGGTACATCAGTGACCGGTTCCTGCCCGACAAGGCGATCGACCTGATCGACGAGGCCGGGTCGCGGATGCGGATCCGGCGGATGACGGCGCCGCCGGACCTGCGCGAGTACGACGAGAAGATCGCCGACGTCCGCCGCGACAAGGAATCGGCGATCGACGCCCAGGACTTCGAGAAGGCCGCCGCGCTGCGGGACTCGGAGAAGCAGCTGCTGGGGCAGAAGGCGCAGCGGGAGAAGGAGTGGAAGGCCGGCGACATGGACGTCGTCGCCGAGGTCACCGACGAGCTGATCGCCGAGGTCCTCGCCACCGCGACCGGGATCCCGGTGTTCAAGCTGACCGAGGAGGAGTCGACCCGGCTGCTGCGCATGGAGGACGAGCTCCACAAGCGCGTCATCGGCCAGGAAGACGCCATCAAGGCGCTGTCGCAGTCGATCCGCCGCACCCGCGCCGGGCTGAAGGACCCCAAGCGTCCCGGCGGCTCGTTCATCTTCGCCGGCCCGTCCGGCGTCGGTAAGACCGAGCTGTCCAAGACCCTGGCGGAGTTCCTGTTCGGGGACGAGGACGCGCTGATCCAGCTGGACATGTCGGAGTTCATGGAGAAGCACACGGTCTCGCGGCTGTTCGGCTCCCCGCCCGGCTACGTCGGGTACGAGGAGGGCGGGCAGCTGACCGAGAAGGTGCGGCGCAAGCCGTTCTCGGTGGTGCTGTTCGACGAGATCGAGAAGGCCCACCAGGACATCTTCAACAGCCTGCTGCAGATCCTGGAGGACGGCCGTCTCACCGACGCCCAGGGGCGTGTGGTGGACTTCAAGAACACCGTGATCATCATGACCACGAACCTGGGGTCCAAGGACATCTCCAAGGGCGTGTCGATGGGGTTCGCCCGCGCCAACGACGAGCAGGGCTCGTACGAGCGGATGAAGGCGAAGGTGTCGGAGGAGCTCAAGCAGCACTTCCGGCCCGAGTTCCTCAACCGTGTCGATGACACGGTGGTGTTCCACCAGCTGACGCCGAAGGAGATCATCCAGATCGTGGATCTGATGATCGCCAAGGTCGACGACCGGCTCCACGACCGCGACATGGGCATCGAGCTGCGCCAGGAGGCCAAGGACCTGCTCGCGCTCCGCGGCTACGACCCGGTGCTGGGGGCGCGGCCGCTGCGCCGCACGATCCAGCGGGAGATCGAGGACACGCTGTCGGAGAAGATCCTCTACAGCGAGCTCAAGCCCGGCCAGATCGTGATCGTGGGGACCGAGGGCTTCGACCCCGACAACCCCGACTCGGCCGAGAACGCCAAGTTCACCTTCAAGGGCGTGCCCAAGCCCACCGGCGTCCCCGACAGCCCGCCCCCCATCGAAGGCGCCGTCAACTTCAACAAGGACTGA